Proteins encoded by one window of Molothrus ater isolate BHLD 08-10-18 breed brown headed cowbird chromosome 12, BPBGC_Mater_1.1, whole genome shotgun sequence:
- the N4BP1 gene encoding NEDD4-binding protein 1, producing the protein MAARRTPHGSAPEPRVDEFTVPAEKSRLLERSQDRIEGLFEVRLAVLGAQGDWRPALQPPNASARIWVQLAGCTKAVSSAKEYIKGLCEPELEIKEYYPKDMHCIFVGAQSLFLNSLVQDTCADVTVLEMGLLSIKGGAEAVVMAQSHVQQFVKLFENNESLLNDNESEIKKQFRQFVEAHADKYTMDLLILPSALKRELLALTQTAVSEGKTDIIDLTGSENSQQLGQNSTSEVISANTEERAGGEEARNNADTPVTELTKQMDTVFSDASETRFVPIKDPLLEAVAFKERQSCKRRSSDEEVRLPKKHFSLENDPQVKSALHKNPSDPDAVIDLVLDSCIESDGPTYCLKEGDALSEEMEYKILVNFFRTMGYSQNIVEKVIGILGQSAEPLLLLEEIEKENLKFKKEHEQSSQKPRTLNLPLGNNVNNSQKLEDKGISGNKSPLKSSHTSKETKNEYHQVRGAPDTQVGAEDKMHRLVCKSSFPPSKNSVLCYKQRDVCGPGKNHNSRLSSIETDDGVTSSTVHAGALKDVGFVARGSSDVQHISNKSKSAFQQKSAGPSTVQNSQPGSEEQLGHCSSSQARPLHQRLSQTSHCDNPVPDRLLSSQKHPSNPDRDTMGPHPDHSVTGVQRFLDSLKKPYKLELINEPGKPYLKHIIIDGSNVAISHGLRKFFSCRGIAIAVDYFWKRGHRNITVFVPQWRTRRDPSITEQNFLTQLEDVGILSLTPARMVLGARIAAHDDRFLLHLAAKTGGVIVTNDNFREFVTESFAWREIIQKRLLQYTFAGDIFMVPDDPLGRNGPRLDDFLRSEGCSSDSWSTHKALQSSGQYSSETPSFLPKVSSSSQQPGARVYDDRSSPLLPWEENTEPGPAIPPQRSPSETAQLREALIKIFPDYDQRQKIDQILSNHPFMRDLNALSAMVLD; encoded by the exons ATGGCGGCTCGCCGGACACCGCACGGCTCCGCGCCGGAGCCCAGGGTGGATGAGTTCACCGTCCCCGCCGAGAAGAGCCGCCTCCTGGAGCGCAGCCAGGACCGCATCGAGGGCTTGTTCGAGGTGCGGCTGGCCGTGCTGGGGGCGCAGGGGGACTGGCGGCCCGCGCTGCAGCCGCCCAACGCCAGCGCCAGGATCTGGGTGCAGCTGGCGGGCTGCACGAAGGCCGTGAGCAGCGCCAAG GAGTACATCAAGGGACTGTGTGAACCTGAGCTGGAAATAAAGGAGTACTACCCAAAGGACATGCACTGCATCTTCGTTGGTGCACAGAGCCTGTTTCTCAACAGCCTTGTTCAGGATACCTGTGCTGATGTAACAGTGCTGGAAATGGGATTGCTCAGTATTAAGGGGGGTGCAGAAGCTGTTGTTATGGCTCAAAGTCATGTGCAGCAGTTTGTGAAGCTTTTTGAGAATAATGAAAGTTTATTAAATGACAATGAATCAGAGATTAAAAAGCAGTTCAGACAATTTGTGGAAGCACATGCAGATAAGTATACAATGGATTTACTGATTTTGCCTAGTGCACTAAAAAGAGAGCTCCTAGCTCTCACCCAAACTGCTGTTTCTGAAGGGAAGACTGATATCATAGATCTCACAGGCTCTGAAAACTCACAGCAACTTGGACAGAACAGCACCTCCGAAGTCatttctgcaaacacagaagaaaGGGCAGGTGGGGAGGAAGCAAGAAACAATGCTGACACACCTGTAACTGAGCTTACAAAGCAAATGGACACTGTGTTTTCTGATGCTTCTGAAACAAGATTTGTTCCCATAAAGGACCCTCTGTTAGAGGCAGTGGCCTTTAAAGAGAGGCAGTCATGTAAAAGAAGATCCTCTGATGAGGAGGTAAGGCTCCctaaaaagcatttctctttggaaaatgaTCCACAAGTGAAATCTGCTTTACACAAGAATCCTTCAGACCCTGATGCAGTTATTGATCTGGTTTTGGATAGCTGCATTGAATCAGATGGTCCTACTTACTGCCTTAAAGAAGGTGATGCTCTATCTGAGGAAATGGAATATAAGATTCTTGTGAACTTTTTCAGAACAATGGGATATTCCCAAAATATTGTAGAAAAGGTTATCGGTATCCTAGGACAATCTGCGGAGCCATTACTATTGCTAGAAgaaattgaaaaggaaaatttgaagtttaaaaaagaacatgaaCAGTCGTCTCAAAAGCCTAGAACTCTCAATCTTCCTTTAggaaataatgtaaataattcaCAAAAGCTAGAAGACAAAGGCATTTCTGGGAATAAAAGTCCACTTAAATCCAGTCATACTTCTAAGGAGACAAAAAATGAATATCACCAAGTAAGAGGTGCTCCAGACACACAAGTTGGTGCAGAAGATAAAATGCATAGATTGGTATGCAAAtcttctttccctcccagcAAAAATTCAGTTCTGTGCTATAAACAGAGAGATGTTTGTGGCCCTGGTAAGAATCACAACTCAAGGTTAAGCAGTATAGAAACTGATGATGGGGTGACTTCCAGCACGGTGCATGCTGGAGCTCTAAAAGATGTTGGCTTTGTAGCCAGAGGGAGCTCGGATGTGCAGCATATCTCAAATAAGAGTAAAAGTGCGTTTCAGCAAAAATCTGCAGGGCCCTCAACTGTACAGAACAGCCAGCCTGgttctgaggagcagctgggacactgcagctcttcccaaGCAAGGCCTCTCCACCAGCGCCTTTCCCAAACCTCACATTGTGACAATCCTGTCCCAGACCGGTTACTGTCTTCACAAAAACACCCTTCAAATCCAGACAGAGACACAATGGGACCACATCCAGATCATTCAGTTACTGGAGTTCAAAGATTTTTGGACTCTCTGAAGAAGCCATACAAACTGGAGTTGATAAATGAACCTGGAAAACCATATTTAAAACATATAATTATTGATGGAAGCAATGTTGCAATTTC TCATGGTCTGAGGAAATTCTTCTCCTGTCGAGGAATTGCAATAGCTGTTGATTACTTTTGGAAACGTGGCCACAGAAATATTACTGTGTTTGTTCCACAGTGGAGAACAAGACGTGACCCTTCCATTACAG AGCAGAATTTCTTAACGCAGCTCGAGGATGTTGGAATATTGTCTTTAACCCCTGCAAGGATGGTTTTAGGAGCAAGAATTGCTGCTCATGATGACAG atttttgttACACCTTGCTGCTAAAACTGGAGGTGTTATTGTGACTAATGATAACTTCAGAGAATTTGTGACAGAATCATTTGCCTGGagagaaattattcaaaaaaG GTTGCTCCAGTACACTTTTGCTGGTGACATATTTATGGTTCCTGATGATCCTTTGGGAAGAAATGGACCCAGATTAGATGACTTCCTTCGAAGTGAAGGCTGTTCTAG CGATTCCTGGTCAACACACAAGGCTTTACAGAGCAGTGGACAATATTCTTCTGAGACACCCTCTTTCCTCCCCAAAGTGAGCAGTAGCAGTCAACAGCCTGGGGCCAGAGTGTATGATGATCGTTCATCCCCATTGCTTCCatgggaagaaaacacagagccTGGTCCAGCAATTCCACCACAGAGATCTCCCTCAGAAACAGCCCAGCTAAGAGAAGCCCTGATCAAAATTTTTCCTGACTATGATCAAAGGCAGAAGATTGATCAAATACTATCTAATCATCCATTCATGAGAGATCTTAATGCTCTGTCTGCCATGGTGCTTGACTGA